One window of the Pedobacter ginsengisoli genome contains the following:
- the lpxD gene encoding UDP-3-O-(3-hydroxymyristoyl)glucosamine N-acyltransferase: MQFTAKQISEFINGTIEGDENVKVEELSKIEDGKPGSLCFLSNPKYENYLYSTNASVVIVSKEFLPSQPVKSTLIKVSDPYSAFSVLLDRYNEVISQVSESSGVEQPSFVHPTVKLGKNVFIAAFSYIAENVEIGDNTKILAQVYVGPDTKIGSGCTLFPGVKVYNRSVIGNRVFIHANTVVGSDGFGFAPQADGTYSKIAQIGNVVIEDDVEIGANTTIDRATMGSTFIRKGVKLDNLIQIAHNVDVGEHSVVAAQTGISGSTKLGEKSVVGGQVGIAGHLSLAKGTQIGAQAGINFSISEENKQWHGSPAQPLRDWMRASVIFKQLPAVEKRIAALETTIAQLRAVIEQNSTIQNNNER, from the coding sequence ATGCAATTTACTGCCAAGCAGATAAGCGAATTTATAAATGGCACCATTGAGGGCGACGAAAATGTAAAAGTCGAAGAGCTTTCTAAAATAGAAGATGGCAAGCCGGGATCTTTATGCTTTTTGTCAAACCCCAAATATGAGAACTATTTATATTCTACCAATGCTTCTGTAGTTATTGTTAGTAAGGAATTTTTACCGTCACAACCTGTAAAAAGCACTTTAATAAAAGTTTCAGATCCTTATAGTGCATTTTCTGTTCTGTTAGACAGGTACAATGAAGTGATAAGTCAGGTTAGCGAATCATCCGGTGTTGAGCAACCTTCTTTTGTTCACCCGACCGTAAAACTGGGCAAAAATGTCTTTATCGCGGCGTTCTCTTATATAGCTGAGAATGTTGAAATAGGAGACAACACCAAAATATTAGCACAGGTCTATGTTGGGCCCGACACAAAAATTGGATCAGGATGCACACTTTTCCCCGGGGTTAAGGTTTATAACCGGTCTGTTATTGGTAATCGTGTTTTTATACATGCCAATACTGTAGTGGGTAGCGATGGATTTGGATTTGCACCACAGGCGGATGGAACCTATTCAAAAATTGCTCAAATTGGCAATGTGGTTATTGAAGATGATGTTGAGATTGGTGCAAATACTACAATTGACCGGGCAACAATGGGCTCAACTTTTATTAGAAAAGGAGTTAAACTGGACAATTTGATTCAAATTGCTCATAATGTTGATGTTGGTGAACATAGCGTTGTGGCTGCACAAACCGGTATATCTGGAAGTACCAAGCTGGGCGAAAAATCAGTAGTGGGAGGTCAGGTAGGAATAGCAGGCCATCTTTCATTAGCGAAAGGAACGCAAATTGGCGCTCAGGCTGGCATTAATTTTAGTATATCAGAAGAGAATAAACAGTGGCATGGCAGTCCTGCCCAGCCTTTAAGAGATTGGATGCGCGCATCTGTAATATTTAAACAGTTGCCTGCTGTTGAAAAAAGAATAGCAGCTTTAGAAACAACTATCGCCCAACTAAGAGCGGTAATTGAACAAAATAGTACAATACAGAATAATAATGAACGTTAA
- a CDS encoding HD domain-containing protein, which yields MNKKKIINDPVYGFINIPSEIVFDLISHPYFQRLRYIKQLGMTHLVYPGALHTRFHHALGAMHLMGLAIEILRSKGHKINSEEEEAATIAILLHDIGHGPFSHALEYSLAHGIKHEDISMLIMEKLNAEFGGRLTPAIDIFKGKYHKKFLAQLVSGQLDLDRMDYLNRDSFFTGVSEGVISFDRIIKMFNVLDDNLVIEEKGIYSIENFLISRRLMYWQVYLHKTVIAGEMVLVKILKRAKELAARGEALFATPALQHFLINDVTEADFFSEDIHLSMFVQLDDQDIFASIKVWRNHGDRILAQLCKMLTNRNLYKVEITNDAPDQNRVDVLKENTAEFLNLIGDEVSYFVFTDVVRNRAYDAGNSNINILLKNNIIIDIAKASDLSNLESLDKTVKKHILCYPRII from the coding sequence TTGAACAAAAAGAAAATAATAAATGATCCGGTTTATGGTTTCATAAATATTCCTTCAGAAATAGTCTTTGATCTGATATCTCATCCCTATTTTCAGCGATTGAGATATATAAAGCAATTGGGAATGACCCATTTGGTGTATCCGGGAGCATTACATACCCGTTTTCACCATGCTTTAGGGGCAATGCATCTTATGGGGTTGGCTATTGAAATTTTAAGAAGCAAAGGGCATAAGATAAATAGTGAAGAAGAAGAGGCTGCCACAATTGCTATCTTGTTACATGACATCGGACATGGTCCTTTTTCTCATGCGCTGGAGTATTCACTGGCTCATGGAATAAAGCATGAAGACATTTCCATGCTAATTATGGAAAAGCTAAATGCTGAATTTGGGGGGAGACTAACGCCTGCAATTGATATTTTTAAAGGTAAATACCACAAGAAATTTCTGGCTCAGCTGGTCTCAGGACAGTTAGATCTTGATAGAATGGATTACCTGAACCGGGATAGTTTTTTTACCGGAGTAAGCGAAGGGGTAATTAGTTTTGATCGGATCATTAAAATGTTTAATGTGCTGGATGACAATCTTGTAATTGAAGAAAAGGGCATTTATTCGATAGAGAACTTTCTGATCTCAAGAAGATTGATGTATTGGCAGGTTTATTTACATAAAACTGTTATTGCAGGAGAAATGGTGCTGGTGAAAATTTTAAAGCGAGCAAAGGAATTGGCCGCACGAGGAGAAGCCCTTTTTGCTACGCCTGCACTACAGCATTTTTTGATAAATGATGTTACGGAAGCAGATTTCTTTTCGGAAGACATTCACTTATCCATGTTTGTACAGCTAGACGATCAGGACATTTTTGCTTCAATAAAGGTTTGGCGCAATCACGGTGATAGAATACTGGCACAGTTGTGCAAAATGCTCACTAACAGGAACCTTTATAAGGTTGAGATTACAAATGATGCTCCAGATCAGAACAGAGTGGATGTACTTAAGGAGAACACCGCAGAATTTTTAAATCTTATTGGTGATGAAGTGTCTTATTTTGTTTTTACAGATGTGGTAAGAAATAGGGCTTATGATGCCGGAAACAGCAATATAAACATTTTATTAAAAAACAATATCATAATTGATATTGCAAAAGCATCAGATTTATCTAACTTAGAATCTTTAGACAAAACAGTGAAAAAGCACATACTTTGCTACCCAAGAATTATTTAG
- a CDS encoding bifunctional response regulator/alkaline phosphatase family protein, which produces MQETKILWADDEINLLKPHILLLNEKGYHVTTYTNGNDALEAFGKEHFDLVFLDENMPGLSGLETLTAIKNIRNDVPVVLITKSEEENLMEDAIGSKIDDYLIKPVNPKQVLLTIKKIIDNKRLVSERTSMAYQQDFRRLGMTLNDKLSYEEWVDVYKKLVFWELELEKLDDPQMHEILTMQKSEANMQFSKFIEDHYLGWVNGKGKAPLLSNDLLKKKAFPLINNNVPVFFILIDNLRYDQWRIINPLISEHFRLDEEDTYSSILPTATQYARNSIFSGLMPLEMEKRFPGLWQNDDDEGGKNLHEGTFLADQIKRSLRKDCKFSYNKILTYDDGKALNEQVNNLLQNEFNAIVYNFVDMLSHARTDMQMIRELANDDAAYRSLTLSWFEHSPLMDLLKKISQKNVKVIITTDHGTIRVKHPSKVIGDRNTNTNLRYKQGRNLNFNPKEVFLIKNPHEAQLPKINISSNYIFAKEDRYFVYQNNYNQFVNYYNETFQHGGISLEEMIIPIATYSSR; this is translated from the coding sequence ATGCAGGAAACCAAGATTCTATGGGCCGATGATGAGATAAACTTATTAAAACCACATATACTGCTGTTAAACGAAAAAGGATATCATGTTACCACTTACACAAATGGCAATGATGCCCTTGAAGCATTTGGGAAAGAACACTTTGATCTGGTTTTTCTAGATGAAAATATGCCCGGATTGAGTGGCCTTGAAACGCTAACTGCTATAAAAAACATCAGAAATGATGTCCCCGTTGTCCTCATAACCAAAAGTGAAGAAGAAAACTTAATGGAAGATGCAATTGGGTCTAAAATAGACGACTACCTTATCAAGCCAGTTAATCCTAAGCAGGTATTGCTAACGATCAAGAAAATAATCGACAATAAGCGTCTCGTAAGCGAAAGAACATCCATGGCCTATCAGCAAGACTTTAGGCGATTAGGCATGACCTTAAATGATAAGCTAAGTTATGAAGAGTGGGTAGATGTTTATAAAAAGCTGGTATTTTGGGAGCTAGAGCTAGAGAAGCTAGATGACCCGCAAATGCACGAAATTCTGACAATGCAAAAGTCGGAGGCAAACATGCAATTCTCAAAATTTATTGAAGATCATTACCTCGGGTGGGTCAATGGCAAAGGCAAAGCTCCTCTGCTTTCCAATGATCTGTTGAAGAAAAAGGCATTCCCATTAATTAATAACAATGTCCCTGTCTTTTTTATCCTAATTGATAATTTAAGATATGACCAATGGCGCATTATTAATCCTCTGATTAGCGAGCACTTCCGCCTAGATGAAGAAGATACTTATTCAAGTATTTTGCCCACTGCAACCCAGTATGCGCGAAATTCGATATTTTCAGGCCTAATGCCGCTCGAAATGGAAAAACGCTTTCCCGGATTATGGCAAAATGACGACGATGAGGGCGGGAAAAACCTGCATGAAGGCACATTTTTAGCAGATCAGATTAAGCGTAGCCTGCGTAAAGATTGTAAATTCAGTTACAACAAAATATTAACATATGATGACGGGAAAGCCCTTAATGAGCAAGTAAACAATCTCCTGCAAAATGAGTTCAATGCTATTGTTTATAATTTCGTAGACATGCTATCGCATGCCAGAACTGACATGCAAATGATTCGGGAACTGGCTAATGACGATGCTGCTTACCGCTCTTTAACTTTGTCGTGGTTTGAGCATTCGCCATTAATGGACCTTTTGAAAAAAATATCTCAGAAAAATGTTAAAGTTATCATTACAACTGATCATGGAACCATTCGGGTAAAACACCCAAGCAAAGTTATTGGAGACAGAAACACCAACACAAACCTCCGTTACAAACAGGGGCGCAACCTTAACTTTAATCCAAAAGAAGTTTTTCTTATTAAAAACCCGCACGAAGCTCAATTGCCTAAAATTAATATCAGCTCTAATTATATATTCGCAAAAGAAGATCGTTATTTTGTTTACCAGAACAATTACAACCAGTTCGTAAACTATTACAATGAAACCTTTCAGCACGGAGGTATTTCATTAGAAGAAATGATAATACCAATTGCAACTTACAGCTCAAGATAA